One window from the genome of Halomicrobium zhouii encodes:
- a CDS encoding glycoside hydrolase family 9 protein, which translates to MSDERRSLASRRAYLAASLGGVTSLAGCPSPYDRRRGVPTETETPTETATPTETPQPTVTEPATVGKDVLVDQVGYRPGDEKVAVVRTPAEAFDVVDVDSRSVVESGELGDEIDDESSGDTVRQADFSDLSTPGTYALRTADGSAGSYTFTVDEGVYGEALAATCRAYTLRRSNTEIDDDVTGLELRPGHTQDSEAKLYFSDEFHDEGEQIDVAGGWYDAADYGKYVPLAAVSVAQMLLAHERNPAVFESGQLGIDAALADETAPVWLPGLLAETRFELEWLEKMQREDGAVYHKVAGTEWPSFAPPAADTQQRYVFGLSTFGTAQFAGAMALAARVYEEYDPAFASRALENAEAAWSFLLDNPEPYFRHDEGQNGGSSSYRNPGTLGDAGDRFWAAAELLKTTGESQYADYLEREHADQFSAKPWPVEWYRTFPLGQWAYYTADAAAPDRRSSVEDAILAYADSQVQQIRRDGYNVALTEGQYYWGSTRVAIGEAVLLLVANAVEADEAYVDAALDQVHYVLGRTPTTRSYVTGVGKNPPEHPHDRISASADVTIPGYLVGGPNKDGGDPVLDEYIESEQPPPAKAYVDDQGAFAANSVSTEYSAPLVFALSHFTVGDAVRPQADDE; encoded by the coding sequence ATGTCCGACGAGCGGCGGTCGTTAGCCTCTCGGCGCGCGTACCTCGCCGCGAGCCTGGGAGGAGTCACGTCACTCGCCGGGTGTCCGAGTCCGTACGACCGGCGACGCGGCGTGCCGACCGAAACGGAGACGCCAACCGAGACAGCGACGCCGACCGAGACGCCCCAGCCGACGGTGACGGAGCCCGCGACGGTGGGCAAAGACGTGCTCGTCGACCAGGTCGGTTACCGCCCGGGCGACGAGAAGGTCGCCGTCGTCAGGACCCCCGCAGAGGCGTTCGACGTCGTCGACGTCGACAGCCGTTCGGTGGTCGAGAGCGGCGAACTCGGGGACGAGATCGACGACGAGTCCTCCGGTGACACCGTCCGGCAGGCGGACTTCAGCGACCTCTCTACCCCCGGGACGTACGCTCTCAGGACCGCAGACGGTTCGGCGGGGTCGTACACGTTTACCGTCGACGAGGGGGTCTACGGCGAGGCGCTCGCGGCGACGTGTCGCGCCTACACGCTCAGGCGGTCGAACACCGAAATCGACGACGACGTCACGGGGCTCGAACTGCGGCCCGGTCACACGCAGGACAGCGAGGCGAAGCTGTACTTCTCGGACGAGTTCCACGACGAGGGCGAGCAGATCGACGTCGCCGGTGGCTGGTACGACGCGGCCGACTACGGGAAGTACGTCCCCCTGGCAGCGGTGTCCGTCGCCCAGATGCTACTGGCACACGAGCGAAATCCCGCAGTCTTCGAATCGGGCCAACTGGGTATCGACGCGGCGCTGGCCGACGAGACGGCACCCGTCTGGCTGCCGGGCCTCCTCGCAGAGACGAGGTTCGAACTGGAGTGGCTGGAGAAGATGCAACGCGAGGACGGCGCCGTCTACCACAAAGTCGCCGGGACCGAGTGGCCATCGTTCGCCCCGCCGGCGGCGGACACCCAGCAGCGGTACGTGTTCGGCCTGTCGACGTTCGGCACCGCCCAGTTCGCCGGCGCGATGGCGCTCGCCGCCCGCGTCTACGAGGAGTACGACCCGGCGTTCGCTTCTCGCGCTCTCGAGAACGCGGAGGCGGCCTGGTCGTTCCTCCTCGACAACCCCGAGCCGTACTTCCGGCACGACGAGGGGCAGAACGGTGGCTCCAGCAGCTACCGGAATCCCGGCACACTGGGCGACGCCGGAGACCGTTTCTGGGCCGCGGCGGAACTGCTCAAGACGACGGGCGAGTCACAGTACGCCGACTACCTCGAACGCGAACACGCGGACCAGTTCTCGGCCAAACCCTGGCCGGTCGAGTGGTACAGGACGTTCCCGCTCGGTCAATGGGCCTACTACACCGCCGACGCGGCCGCGCCGGACCGGCGCTCGTCCGTCGAGGACGCGATTCTCGCGTACGCTGACAGCCAGGTCCAGCAGATCCGTCGGGACGGGTACAACGTCGCACTGACGGAGGGACAGTACTACTGGGGGTCGACGAGGGTCGCCATCGGCGAGGCGGTCCTCCTCCTCGTGGCGAACGCCGTCGAGGCCGACGAGGCGTACGTCGACGCGGCGCTCGACCAGGTCCACTACGTCCTCGGTCGGACGCCGACCACCAGGTCCTACGTCACGGGCGTCGGCAAGAACCCGCCGGAGCACCCGCACGACCGCATCAGCGCCAGTGCCGACGTCACCATCCCGGGCTACCTCGTCGGCGGCCCCAACAAGGACGGCGGCGACCCGGTGCTCGACGAGTACATCGAGTCCGAGCAACCGCCGCCGGCGAAGGCCTACGTCGACGACCAGGGAGCCTTCGCCGCGAACTCGGTGAGTACCGAGTACTCGGCCCCGCTGGTGTTCGCCCTCTCGCACTTCACTGTCGGCGACGCCGTACGGCCGCAGGCGGACGACGAGTGA
- a CDS encoding 50S ribosomal protein L40e, with product MAKFEQASERLLNKQICMRCNARNPGGAEKCRKCGYKKLRPKASEPRST from the coding sequence ATGGCCAAGTTCGAGCAAGCGTCGGAGCGACTCCTCAACAAACAGATCTGCATGCGCTGTAACGCCCGGAACCCCGGCGGTGCCGAGAAGTGCCGCAAGTGCGGGTACAAGAAGCTTCGGCCGAAAGCGAGCGAACCGCGGTCGACCTGA
- a CDS encoding MBL fold metallo-hydrolase: protein MAVHTVTDAAESFTCNAYLVDGEVTTLVDAGAYPGVVDAIRDHVDGVERVVLTHQHGDHVAELDSVLDAFDADLYAYGDHPRRAQRIEDGDSVQIGDEEFEVVYTPGHADDHVSLVSESALFSGDVVVHDDGAFDDGSFGRTDMAGQSRDRLVESIRHLLDRMPHSVEQMYSGHGGVFEGDVREVVERALERAERREPKYPDE, encoded by the coding sequence ATGGCGGTCCACACTGTTACCGACGCCGCGGAGTCGTTCACCTGCAACGCCTACCTCGTCGACGGCGAAGTCACGACGCTGGTCGACGCCGGCGCCTACCCTGGCGTCGTCGACGCGATCAGAGACCACGTCGACGGCGTGGAGCGGGTCGTCCTCACCCACCAGCACGGCGACCACGTCGCGGAGCTGGATTCGGTCCTCGACGCCTTCGACGCCGACCTGTACGCCTACGGCGACCACCCGCGACGGGCCCAGAGGATCGAAGACGGCGACTCGGTCCAGATCGGCGACGAGGAATTCGAGGTGGTGTACACGCCGGGCCACGCCGACGACCACGTCTCGTTGGTCTCCGAGTCCGCGCTGTTCTCGGGCGACGTCGTGGTCCACGACGACGGCGCCTTCGACGACGGCAGTTTCGGCCGAACCGACATGGCCGGCCAGTCACGCGACCGGCTCGTCGAGTCTATCCGCCACCTGCTCGACCGCATGCCCCACTCCGTCGAGCAGATGTACTCGGGGCACGGCGGCGTGTTCGAGGGCGACGTCCGCGAGGTCGTCGAGCGCGCGCTCGAGCGGGCGGAGCGCAGAGAGCCGAAGTACCCCGACGAATAG
- a CDS encoding DUF5786 family protein, whose protein sequence is MGFGSYDESEQDNQEYDTDFEDDEGVDTAENTHEGEVEYEFTASNDELLDRLKDIKTDENT, encoded by the coding sequence ATGGGGTTTGGGAGCTACGACGAATCGGAACAAGATAATCAGGAGTATGACACGGACTTCGAAGACGACGAGGGTGTCGACACGGCCGAGAACACCCACGAAGGCGAGGTCGAGTACGAGTTCACGGCCTCGAACGACGAGTTGCTGGACCGTCTGAAGGACATCAAGACCGACGAGAACACGTGA
- a CDS encoding endonuclease dU translates to MKAGARALGVAESYRDQTSTLAGTVVRADRVTDGFVFGSCTVGGSDATAAVCDLVARLDREDVQYLFVAGIAPAWFNVLDLHRIHETTDLPVLSVAFEESLGLEPAIREALDDADVVRDRLATYHDQPDRRRLSVNDETVFVRNVGIGDDAANDAVRGFTPEGGRPEPLRVARLAARAADEFVRDGLGGD, encoded by the coding sequence ATGAAGGCCGGGGCTCGCGCCCTCGGCGTCGCTGAGTCGTATCGCGACCAGACCAGCACGCTCGCCGGCACCGTCGTGCGAGCGGACAGGGTCACTGACGGCTTCGTTTTCGGGAGCTGTACCGTCGGCGGCAGCGACGCGACCGCTGCCGTCTGCGACCTGGTCGCCCGCCTCGATCGCGAAGACGTCCAGTACCTCTTCGTCGCCGGCATCGCTCCCGCCTGGTTCAACGTGCTCGACCTGCACCGGATCCACGAAACCACTGACCTCCCGGTGCTCTCGGTCGCCTTCGAGGAGAGCCTCGGCCTGGAACCGGCCATCCGCGAGGCGCTCGACGACGCCGACGTCGTCCGCGACCGGCTGGCGACCTATCACGACCAGCCCGACCGCCGACGACTCTCGGTCAACGACGAGACCGTCTTCGTTCGCAACGTCGGCATCGGGGACGACGCGGCGAACGACGCGGTCCGTGGGTTCACGCCCGAAGGCGGTCGACCCGAACCGCTCCGCGTGGCGAGACTGGCCGCCAGGGCCGCCGACGAGTTCGTTCGCGATGGCTTAGGCGGTGATTAA
- a CDS encoding GNAT family N-acetyltransferase produces the protein MPGPAFLAGDRLTLRTVTPDDCEFIASQWNSPQIRRYTSQHDPQSVADVREMVEESDDSFVDFLPCRDEDPIGYAWAFNVNDVSGHGEIGYWIVESERGQGYATEAVDLLAEWAFHDRQLHRIQARVFAGNEASMRVLEKAGFEREGTMREAYRVEGEFVDAALFGLLAREWE, from the coding sequence ATGCCAGGACCTGCGTTTCTCGCCGGCGACCGCCTGACCCTTCGGACGGTGACGCCCGACGACTGCGAATTCATCGCGAGCCAGTGGAACAGCCCGCAGATTCGGCGATACACCAGCCAGCACGACCCCCAGTCCGTGGCCGACGTGCGCGAGATGGTCGAGGAGAGCGACGATAGCTTCGTGGATTTTCTCCCCTGTCGGGACGAGGACCCAATTGGCTACGCCTGGGCGTTCAACGTGAACGACGTGAGCGGTCACGGCGAAATCGGCTACTGGATCGTCGAGTCGGAGCGCGGACAGGGGTACGCCACGGAGGCCGTCGACTTGCTGGCCGAGTGGGCGTTCCACGACCGGCAACTCCACCGGATCCAGGCCCGCGTGTTCGCGGGCAACGAGGCGTCGATGCGCGTCCTGGAGAAGGCCGGGTTCGAACGCGAGGGCACCATGCGGGAGGCCTACCGCGTCGAGGGTGAGTTCGTCGACGCGGCGCTGTTCGGCCTGCTCGCACGCGAGTGGGAGTGA
- a CDS encoding ORC1-type DNA replication protein, with protein sequence MSDDPGDDMLGWDESVFRNEHVFEIDYLPETFKHRETQMETLKYSLRPAVRGSRPLNVIARGPPGTGKTTATQILFDELRAQTEVQAVRVNCQVDSTRYAVFSRLFAEIFDYEPPSSGISFKKLFSQITDRLVEREEVLVVALDDVNYLFYESEASDTLYSLLRAHEAHSGARIGVIGISSDLDLDVIDELDTRVQSVFRPEEIYFNKYDQTEIVDILRERVDRGFHEGAVGTQVLDRVAEFTEEQGGDLRVGIDLLRRAGMNAEMRASRSVEAQDVEKAYDKSKYVHLSRRLGELTDSESALVEVIAENDGERAGDIYEAFNDQTDLGYTRYSEIINKLDQLGIIEASYTNVEGRGRSRELTLQYDSDAVLERL encoded by the coding sequence ATGAGCGACGACCCCGGAGACGATATGCTCGGGTGGGACGAGTCCGTGTTCCGCAACGAGCACGTCTTCGAGATCGACTACCTCCCCGAGACGTTCAAACACCGGGAGACGCAGATGGAGACGCTCAAGTACTCGCTGCGGCCCGCGGTCCGGGGCTCCCGGCCGCTGAACGTCATCGCCCGGGGGCCGCCCGGGACCGGCAAGACGACGGCGACGCAGATACTCTTCGACGAGTTGCGCGCCCAGACGGAGGTCCAGGCGGTGCGGGTCAACTGCCAGGTCGACTCCACCCGCTACGCCGTGTTCTCGCGGCTCTTCGCCGAGATATTCGACTACGAGCCGCCGTCGTCGGGCATCTCCTTCAAGAAGCTCTTTTCGCAGATCACCGACCGCCTCGTCGAGCGCGAGGAAGTGCTCGTGGTCGCGCTGGACGACGTCAACTACCTCTTCTACGAGTCGGAAGCCAGCGACACGCTGTACTCGCTGTTGCGTGCGCACGAGGCCCACTCGGGCGCGAGGATCGGCGTCATCGGCATCTCCTCGGACCTCGACCTGGACGTCATCGACGAACTCGACACGCGCGTCCAGAGCGTCTTCCGCCCCGAGGAGATCTACTTCAACAAGTACGACCAGACCGAGATCGTCGACATCCTCAGAGAGCGCGTCGACCGGGGCTTCCACGAGGGCGCCGTCGGCACGCAGGTGCTGGACCGGGTGGCCGAGTTCACCGAGGAGCAGGGCGGTGACCTCCGGGTCGGCATCGACCTCCTCCGGCGAGCCGGGATGAACGCCGAGATGCGGGCCTCGCGCTCCGTCGAGGCCCAGGACGTCGAGAAGGCCTACGACAAGTCGAAGTACGTCCACCTCTCCCGGCGGCTGGGCGAACTCACCGACTCCGAGAGCGCGCTCGTCGAGGTCATCGCCGAGAACGACGGCGAGCGCGCCGGCGACATCTACGAGGCGTTCAACGACCAGACCGACCTGGGCTACACGCGCTACTCGGAGATCATCAACAAGCTCGACCAGCTGGGTATAATCGAGGCAAGCTACACCAACGTCGAGGGACGCGGCCGCTCCCGGGAGCTGACGTTGCAGTACGATTCGGACGCCGTGCTGGAGCGGCTGTAG
- a CDS encoding plastocyanin/azurin family copper-binding protein gives MRRRTLLGTIAGSSLAGLAGCSSDGDDGSGGDGGDGSGDDSGDGGAEGNEVAVAPGGSLTFSPETISVSTGTTVTWTFESPTHNVSCNPDHDSAGAVSLPEDAEPFASYEGDDRFATNEEGETFEHTFEVEGTYDYVCVPHVTSGMVGTVEVE, from the coding sequence ATGCGACGACGGACACTGCTGGGGACGATAGCCGGGTCTTCGCTCGCGGGGCTCGCGGGCTGTAGTAGCGACGGCGACGACGGGTCGGGCGGTGACGGCGGCGACGGATCGGGCGACGATTCGGGCGACGGCGGCGCCGAAGGGAACGAAGTCGCGGTCGCTCCCGGCGGGTCGCTCACGTTCTCGCCGGAGACGATCAGCGTCTCGACGGGAACGACCGTGACGTGGACGTTCGAGAGCCCCACGCACAACGTCTCCTGTAATCCCGACCACGACAGCGCCGGCGCGGTGTCGCTGCCCGAGGACGCCGAGCCCTTCGCCTCCTACGAGGGGGACGACCGCTTCGCCACGAACGAGGAGGGCGAGACCTTCGAACACACCTTCGAGGTCGAAGGGACGTACGACTACGTCTGCGTGCCCCACGTCACCAGCGGGATGGTCGGGACCGTGGAAGTGGAGTAG
- a CDS encoding helix-hairpin-helix domain-containing protein, which translates to MDLESVSGVGSKTADALAELDDPERALREGDVAELARAPGISEGRAARIARAAIRDGHDDPGGFLATDRARELYRDALDLLQARTVTDYAAKRLETIYPSSVPARIEEVREFAERAMDREPDTDVLAALEDVEPLVEPGDVRVRDRCLATSDAERYAEAQSAIPEISVEIVDDTRQLAELGRSYATVVALDESFAGVEVEGDVRVEPDALETPADVVPERPLAFFARNRDRLQAAVNVHRAAGLDSPCDLDALESALDRLDEDGGVRDDGELDRLSTAVDDLDAAVSTAESVANDHLREAIEERDVTIEGTDLLSLVERGAGVDSLLSRELADEYDRAVEKARDHLVDALDLRDAESTARMAVPDEPTYPVDRDEGAVSRLREELTTARDRRAARLKREVAGDLAGLRADAESLVDAALELDVELAVARFAADFECAMPAVGGVDGEPEEEPGFAIEGGRSPLLDVPFDDVDPVDYRVEGMAILSGVNSGGKTSTLDLVALVTILAHMGLPVPAASARVERVAELHYHAKTQGTLDAGAFEATLRDFSGLVTDISSDRPIMVLVDELESITEPGAAATIIAGILEALGERNATGVFVSHLAGDVIDAAGTDLTVDGIQAEGLVEGELRVNRSPVKGTLARSTPELIVEKLADGERTAANGGEPEAGAGFYDDLLAKFEE; encoded by the coding sequence ATGGACCTCGAATCGGTCTCCGGCGTCGGCAGCAAGACGGCCGACGCGCTCGCCGAACTCGACGACCCGGAGCGCGCGCTCCGCGAGGGGGACGTGGCCGAACTGGCCCGCGCGCCCGGGATCAGCGAGGGGCGGGCTGCCCGCATCGCCCGCGCGGCCATCCGGGACGGCCACGACGACCCCGGCGGCTTCCTGGCGACCGACCGTGCCCGCGAACTCTACCGGGACGCGCTCGACCTGCTCCAGGCGCGGACCGTCACGGACTACGCCGCCAAACGCCTGGAGACGATCTATCCCAGTTCGGTGCCCGCGCGCATCGAGGAGGTCCGCGAGTTCGCCGAACGTGCGATGGACCGCGAACCCGATACCGACGTGCTGGCCGCCCTGGAGGACGTCGAGCCACTCGTCGAACCCGGCGACGTCCGCGTCAGGGACCGGTGTCTCGCGACGAGCGACGCCGAGCGCTACGCCGAAGCCCAGTCCGCGATTCCTGAGATATCGGTCGAAATCGTCGACGACACGCGTCAGCTCGCCGAGCTCGGGCGCAGCTATGCGACGGTGGTCGCGCTCGACGAGTCCTTCGCCGGCGTCGAGGTGGAGGGCGACGTCCGCGTCGAACCGGACGCCCTGGAGACCCCGGCCGACGTCGTTCCCGAGCGCCCGCTGGCCTTCTTCGCACGGAACCGGGACCGGTTGCAGGCGGCGGTGAACGTCCATCGAGCCGCGGGCCTGGACTCGCCCTGCGATCTGGACGCGCTCGAATCCGCACTCGACCGTCTCGACGAGGACGGCGGCGTCCGCGACGACGGCGAACTCGACCGCCTGTCGACGGCCGTCGACGACCTCGACGCCGCGGTGTCGACGGCCGAATCGGTGGCCAACGACCACCTGCGGGAGGCCATCGAGGAACGGGACGTCACCATCGAGGGGACCGACCTGCTGTCGCTGGTCGAACGAGGCGCCGGCGTCGACTCCCTGCTCTCCCGGGAACTGGCCGACGAGTACGACCGCGCCGTCGAGAAGGCCCGCGACCACCTCGTCGACGCGCTCGACCTGCGGGACGCGGAGTCGACGGCGCGGATGGCTGTCCCCGACGAGCCGACCTACCCCGTCGACCGCGACGAGGGCGCGGTGTCGCGCCTGCGCGAGGAGCTGACGACTGCGCGAGACCGCCGGGCGGCCCGCCTCAAGCGCGAGGTGGCCGGCGACCTGGCGGGCCTGCGCGCGGACGCCGAGTCGCTGGTCGACGCCGCCCTCGAACTCGACGTGGAACTGGCCGTCGCCCGGTTCGCCGCGGACTTCGAGTGCGCGATGCCCGCCGTGGGCGGGGTCGACGGGGAGCCCGAGGAAGAACCGGGCTTCGCCATCGAGGGCGGGCGCTCGCCGCTGCTGGACGTCCCCTTCGACGACGTCGACCCGGTCGACTACCGCGTCGAGGGGATGGCCATCCTCTCGGGCGTCAACAGCGGGGGGAAGACCTCCACCCTGGACCTGGTGGCGCTGGTGACCATCCTGGCCCACATGGGCCTGCCCGTCCCCGCCGCGTCGGCCCGCGTCGAACGCGTCGCGGAACTCCACTACCACGCCAAGACCCAGGGCACCCTCGACGCCGGCGCCTTCGAGGCGACGCTGCGGGACTTCAGTGGACTGGTGACGGATATCAGTTCGGACCGACCGATCATGGTGCTCGTCGACGAACTGGAGAGTATCACCGAACCCGGCGCCGCCGCGACAATCATCGCCGGCATCCTCGAAGCGCTGGGCGAGCGCAACGCGACGGGCGTGTTCGTCTCCCACCTCGCGGGCGACGTCATCGACGCCGCCGGCACCGACCTCACCGTCGACGGCATCCAGGCCGAGGGACTGGTCGAGGGCGAACTCCGGGTGAACCGCTCGCCGGTCAAGGGGACGCTCGCGCGCTCGACGCCGGAGCTGATCGTGGAGAAGCTAGCAGACGGCGAGCGAACGGCGGCGAACGGCGGCGAGCCCGAAGCTGGGGCCGGTTTCTACGACGATCTGTTGGCGAAGTTCGAGGAGTAG
- a CDS encoding P-loop NTPase yields MGVYTIAGGKGGVGKSTTTASLGVALHDAGFDVVLVDADLALPNLAEVLGEPTESGIHSVLAGEVVVDDVLVAVDDGPDLVAGGQTIEHFEQADPANLQAVVDPLDDEYDVVLVDTGAGLSHEALVATGLADGTVLVTTPHEEAVDNVAKTAEFVDHAEATVLGAVVTRTTADTDLGDVAGRLGVPLLGAVPEDAAVDAAPATTGPAGDAYRSLASTLVTCHDGWEDSEEGAVDAPASVALDAPQRRGATGTESVSAD; encoded by the coding sequence ATGGGGGTCTATACCATCGCGGGCGGCAAGGGCGGCGTCGGCAAGTCCACGACGACGGCGTCGCTCGGCGTCGCGTTGCACGACGCCGGCTTCGACGTCGTCCTGGTCGACGCCGACCTGGCACTGCCGAACCTCGCCGAGGTCCTCGGCGAGCCGACCGAATCGGGAATCCACTCGGTACTGGCGGGCGAGGTGGTCGTCGACGACGTCCTCGTCGCGGTCGACGACGGGCCGGACCTGGTCGCCGGCGGCCAGACCATCGAACACTTCGAGCAGGCCGACCCGGCGAACCTGCAGGCGGTGGTCGACCCGCTCGACGACGAGTACGACGTCGTCCTGGTCGACACCGGCGCGGGGCTGAGCCACGAGGCGCTCGTCGCGACGGGGCTGGCCGACGGGACCGTGCTGGTGACGACGCCACACGAGGAGGCCGTCGACAACGTCGCCAAGACCGCCGAGTTCGTCGACCACGCCGAGGCGACGGTACTGGGCGCCGTGGTGACGCGCACGACTGCGGACACCGACCTCGGCGACGTCGCCGGCCGACTCGGCGTCCCCCTCCTCGGCGCGGTTCCGGAGGACGCCGCCGTCGACGCGGCGCCCGCCACCACCGGCCCGGCGGGTGACGCCTACCGCTCGCTCGCGTCGACGCTCGTGACCTGCCACGACGGCTGGGAAGACAGTGAGGAGGGAGCCGTCGACGCCCCCGCGAGCGTGGCCCTCGACGCCCCCCAGCGACGCGGGGCGACCGGAACCGAGAGCGTCTCGGCGGACTAG
- the larE gene encoding ATP-dependent sacrificial sulfur transferase LarE — MTAVAAKLDAARADLAERDAVLIAFSGGVDSSVVAAIAHDALGDDAVACTAKSETLPAAELEDANRVAEEIGIRHEIVEFSELDSEQFVANDDERCYHCRSMRLSAMYDEAREQGIDVVCDGTNASDPGEGHRPGLRAVEELNAYSPLLEHDITKEEVREIAREYGLSVADKPSMACLSSRIPTGLEVTEDRLSRVEKAERLLRTWGFEQFRVRDHDGLARIEVGEEELDVALDPDFVRAARDHIADVGFDHVTLDLHGYQTGSVSPAAEAEDESASADDLLGTDYPTATED, encoded by the coding sequence ATGACTGCCGTCGCGGCCAAACTCGACGCTGCTCGCGCCGACCTCGCCGAGCGTGACGCCGTCCTGATCGCCTTCTCCGGCGGGGTCGACTCCTCGGTCGTCGCCGCCATCGCCCACGACGCGCTCGGCGACGACGCCGTCGCCTGCACCGCCAAGAGCGAGACGCTCCCGGCGGCCGAACTCGAGGACGCCAACCGCGTCGCCGAGGAGATCGGCATCCGCCACGAGATCGTCGAGTTCTCCGAACTCGACAGCGAGCAGTTCGTCGCCAACGACGACGAGCGCTGTTACCACTGCCGGTCGATGCGCCTCTCGGCCATGTACGACGAGGCCCGCGAGCAGGGCATCGACGTCGTCTGCGACGGCACCAACGCCTCCGACCCCGGCGAGGGCCACCGGCCCGGCCTCCGCGCCGTGGAGGAACTGAACGCCTACTCGCCCCTCCTCGAACACGACATCACCAAGGAGGAAGTGCGAGAGATCGCCCGCGAGTACGGCCTCTCGGTCGCGGACAAACCCTCGATGGCGTGTCTCTCCTCGCGCATCCCGACGGGCCTGGAGGTCACCGAGGACCGCCTCTCCCGCGTCGAGAAGGCCGAGCGACTCCTGCGGACCTGGGGCTTCGAGCAGTTCCGCGTGCGCGACCACGACGGCCTCGCCCGCATCGAAGTGGGCGAGGAGGAACTCGACGTGGCGCTGGATCCGGACTTCGTGCGGGCGGCCCGGGACCACATCGCCGACGTCGGCTTCGACCACGTCACGCTGGACCTGCACGGCTACCAGACCGGGAGCGTGAGCCCGGCCGCCGAGGCCGAGGACGAGTCCGCCTCGGCCGACGACCTGCTCGGCACCGACTACCCGACGGCGACCGAGGACTGA
- a CDS encoding bactofilin family protein, producing the protein MTRTALTLIVLVALLASLPAVAAAETRSGGTVVVEEGETVDDDLEAFAGSVVVRGTVAGDLTTAGGDVRIAESGTVEGDVEMSGGSIEIAGNVTGDVEAGGGSVRLADTGRIGGSLQAGAGSIYVDGVVGGDAELGADTITLGPDARIEGNLTYNGDLSRADGATVEGTVTRDESIQTGGGPVPSFAGPVFQVYGALATLLLGAVLLFAFPRFSTEVADRVAGDPVRTGGIGMLVALGVVVGLVLLFVTFIGIPLSLAGLLLFLVVLWAASVYGRYALGEWLLSQAGLDNRWLALVVGVAVVALVGLVPLLGQLVQTVVLVLGFGALVLGIWEGYRNRGEAAPAAATDPI; encoded by the coding sequence ATGACTCGCACAGCGCTCACGCTGATCGTCCTCGTCGCACTGCTCGCCTCCCTCCCGGCGGTCGCGGCGGCCGAGACGCGCAGCGGCGGCACCGTCGTCGTCGAGGAGGGCGAGACCGTCGACGACGACCTGGAGGCCTTCGCCGGCTCAGTCGTCGTCCGCGGCACCGTCGCGGGCGACCTGACGACCGCGGGCGGGGACGTGCGCATCGCCGAGTCGGGCACCGTCGAGGGCGACGTCGAGATGTCCGGCGGCTCCATCGAGATCGCGGGCAACGTCACGGGCGACGTCGAGGCCGGCGGTGGTTCCGTCCGCCTGGCCGACACCGGCCGGATCGGCGGCTCGCTCCAGGCCGGCGCGGGCTCCATCTACGTCGACGGGGTCGTCGGCGGCGACGCGGAACTGGGCGCCGACACGATAACGCTCGGCCCGGACGCCCGCATCGAGGGGAACCTCACCTACAACGGCGACCTCTCGCGGGCCGACGGCGCGACGGTCGAGGGGACGGTCACCCGAGACGAGAGTATCCAGACCGGTGGCGGCCCGGTCCCGTCGTTCGCGGGCCCGGTGTTCCAGGTCTACGGCGCGCTCGCGACGCTCCTGCTCGGCGCCGTCCTGCTGTTCGCCTTCCCGCGGTTCTCGACCGAGGTCGCGGACCGCGTCGCGGGGGACCCGGTCCGGACCGGCGGTATCGGCATGCTCGTCGCGCTCGGGGTCGTGGTCGGGCTCGTCCTGCTGTTCGTCACGTTCATCGGCATCCCGCTGTCGCTGGCCGGGCTCCTCCTCTTCCTGGTGGTGCTCTGGGCCGCCTCGGTGTACGGCCGCTACGCGCTCGGCGAGTGGCTGCTGTCGCAGGCGGGCCTGGACAACCGCTGGCTCGCGCTGGTCGTCGGCGTCGCCGTCGTCGCGCTGGTCGGACTGGTCCCCCTGCTCGGCCAGCTCGTCCAGACCGTCGTGCTGGTGCTCGGGTTCGGCGCCCTCGTCCTCGGCATCTGGGAGGGCTACCGGAACCGGGGCGAGGCCGCGCCGGCCGCCGCCACCGACCCGATCTGA
- the samp2 gene encoding ubiquitin-like small modifier protein SAMP2, translating to MNVTVDVVGEDSHDVAVDDDATYADLLAAVDLSPHAVSVMVDGHTVPEDQPVDADHVRVVRLIKGG from the coding sequence ATGAACGTCACCGTCGACGTCGTTGGCGAGGACAGCCACGACGTGGCCGTCGACGACGACGCCACCTACGCAGACCTGCTCGCCGCCGTCGACCTGAGCCCCCACGCGGTCTCGGTGATGGTCGACGGCCACACCGTCCCGGAGGACCAGCCGGTCGACGCCGACCACGTCCGCGTCGTCCGCCTCATCAAGGGCGGGTAG